The following proteins are encoded in a genomic region of Brachypodium distachyon strain Bd21 chromosome 1, Brachypodium_distachyon_v3.0, whole genome shotgun sequence:
- the LOC100821379 gene encoding 60S ribosomal protein L15-2: MGAYKFVSELWRRKQSDVMRFVQRVRCWEYRQQPAIVRITRPTRPDRARRLGFKAKQGYVVYRIRVRRGGRKRPVPKGIVYGKPKHQGITQLKFQRNKRSVAEERAGRRLGGLRVLNSYWVNEDSTYKYFEVILVDVAHNAVRNDPRINWLCKPVHKHRELRGLTSAGKKFRGLRGKGTRHHKNRPSRRATWKRNQTVSLRRYR; encoded by the exons atGG GCGCGTACAAGTTCGTGTCGGAGCTATGGAGGAGGAAGCAGTCCGACGTGATGAGGTTCGTGCAGCGCGTGCGGTGCTGGGAGTACAGGCAGCAGCCGGCCATCGTGCGCATCACCAGGCCCACTCGGCCCGACAGGGCACGCCGTCTCGGCTTCAAGGCCAAGCAG GGGTATGTGGTCTACCGCATCCGTGTCAGGCGCGGTGGTAGGAAGAGGCCAGTGCCCAAGGGTATTGTCTATGGTAAGCCCAAGCACCAGGGTATTACCCAGCTCAAGTTCCAGCGGAACAAGAGGTCTGTTGCTGAGGAGAGAGCTGGACGCAGGTTGGGAGGACTTCGTGTGCTCAACTCCTACTGGGTGAATGAG GATTCCACCTACAAGTACTTTGaggtcatccttgtggatgtTGCACACAATGCTGTCCGCAATGACCCAAGGATCAACTGGCTCTGCAAGCCTGTGCACAAGCACCGTGAGCTCCGTGGTCTCACCTCTGCTGGCAAGAAGTTCCGTGGTCTGCGCGGCAAGGGCACACGCCACCACAAGAACAGGCCGTCAAGGAGAGCTACCTGGAAGCGCAACCAGACcgtctccctccgccgctacCGTTAA